A part of Melittangium boletus DSM 14713 genomic DNA contains:
- a CDS encoding amidohydrolase family protein, with protein MEGRLVLKNCSIFRADGRGRAGMAVVVEEGLIRQVAPDAEVPVLPGDWEVACRGRLVMPGLVDCHSHLVGDLLMPSSGELLLHPPHVRFDHERLLASHLTLEDVEVLACHSMARALRTGVTLAVDHLSCPGNVSGALDAMARAAERLGMRLVASHATHGLDGDAPSLAQAEANADFVRRQHSHPRVRGALGFHASWTSGDALLGLLGRMREKSGDPLIFHLSEGDHDLAMTWATYGRRVVPRLESFGLLGPLSVAGFARSVDDAESIVLAQSGTCVALGPRTALLVEPSGRALETLYGRQNLIGLGSAGHGNLWDSMSSTLVTALAAARGSRLVDPDGVVAQVCSDGPAELCSRLFGVPSGSVEEGRLADLVVFDCVPALDTDSGQAPYLFGQLTRSRVAWTIVDGRVTVREGQLLGVDEMALAREASRVLSRLWAQARLPEPPEGPSLSQERRS; from the coding sequence ATGGAAGGCCGCCTCGTCCTCAAGAATTGCTCCATCTTCCGCGCGGATGGCCGCGGCCGCGCCGGAATGGCCGTTGTCGTCGAGGAGGGGTTGATCCGCCAGGTCGCCCCCGACGCGGAGGTGCCTGTTCTTCCCGGCGACTGGGAGGTGGCATGCCGTGGACGCCTGGTGATGCCCGGGCTCGTGGATTGCCACTCCCATCTGGTGGGGGATCTGCTCATGCCGTCCTCGGGTGAGCTGCTCCTCCACCCGCCGCATGTGCGATTCGATCACGAGCGCCTGCTGGCCTCGCACCTCACCCTCGAGGACGTGGAGGTGCTGGCTTGTCATTCCATGGCCCGCGCGCTGCGCACGGGCGTCACGCTGGCGGTGGACCACCTGTCGTGTCCGGGAAACGTGTCCGGAGCGCTCGATGCCATGGCGCGCGCGGCGGAGCGGCTCGGCATGCGGCTGGTGGCGAGCCATGCCACCCACGGCCTGGATGGAGACGCACCGTCCCTTGCCCAGGCCGAGGCCAATGCCGATTTCGTGCGGCGCCAGCACTCCCATCCCCGGGTGCGGGGGGCGCTTGGCTTCCATGCCTCGTGGACGAGCGGGGACGCGTTGCTCGGGTTGCTGGGCCGGATGCGTGAGAAGTCGGGAGATCCGCTCATTTTCCACCTGTCCGAGGGGGACCATGATCTGGCCATGACGTGGGCGACCTACGGCCGACGCGTGGTGCCGCGCCTGGAGTCCTTTGGTCTGCTGGGGCCCTTGTCGGTGGCCGGGTTCGCGCGCTCCGTGGATGACGCCGAGTCCATCGTCCTGGCGCAGTCCGGCACCTGCGTGGCGCTCGGCCCGAGGACGGCGCTGCTCGTGGAGCCCAGTGGCCGCGCCCTGGAGACGCTGTATGGCCGCCAGAACCTGATCGGCCTGGGCAGCGCCGGGCACGGCAACCTCTGGGACTCCATGTCCTCCACGCTCGTCACCGCCCTGGCGGCCGCCCGGGGGTCTCGCCTGGTGGATCCCGATGGCGTGGTCGCCCAGGTGTGCTCGGACGGTCCGGCGGAGCTGTGCTCGCGCCTCTTCGGTGTCCCCTCCGGCTCGGTGGAGGAGGGGCGGTTGGCGGACCTGGTGGTGTTCGACTGCGTGCCGGCGCTGGACACGGACAGCGGGCAGGCCCCGTATCTGTTCGGTCAGCTGACGCGCTCGCGCGTGGCGTGGACCATCGTGGACGGCCGCGTCACCGTGCGGGAGGGCCAGTTGCTCGGCGTGGACGAGATGGCGCTGGCGCGTGAGGCCTCGCGCGTCCTGTCCCGGCTCTGGGCCCAGGCCCGCCTGCCCGAGCCTCCCGAAGGCCCCTCGCTCTCGCAAGAGCGCCGGTCATGA
- a CDS encoding serine/threonine protein kinase, whose product MPPATPRTPVPFGQYKLLERLAVGGMAEVFLANQPGPDGFEKPVVIKRIRPHLSKQPAFVRMFLNEARLAAQLNHPNIVQIHDLGKVGESYYIGMEYLFGRDTRRVVPKAESLGISFPMVYALKIASSVCEGLYYAHQKVDLYGSPLNIVHRDVTPENIFVCFDGTVKVLDFGIAKAANRAEQTTRAGELRGKLSYLSPEQCLGKPVDHRSDLFSLGAVLYEWLTGFKLFTGESDVAVMRSIVDGKVYAPSYFRADIPEPVEAILMKALERDRDKRYPTAWHFQQDLDRFLNAYDFTPTNLHLSNFLKQVFLDELEEEQQRMRAPAEPEPAVAPPPPTLDLELPPDDADSAPSGGERIVPVSVTAAQLETLEALARKHHVPVGRMVGELLTAWLKYR is encoded by the coding sequence GTGCCTCCCGCCACCCCGCGCACCCCCGTGCCGTTTGGCCAGTACAAGCTGCTCGAGCGCCTCGCCGTGGGCGGTATGGCCGAGGTGTTCCTCGCCAACCAGCCCGGCCCGGACGGCTTCGAGAAGCCCGTGGTCATCAAGCGCATCCGGCCCCACCTGTCCAAGCAGCCGGCCTTCGTGCGCATGTTCCTCAACGAGGCGCGGCTCGCCGCCCAGCTCAACCACCCCAACATCGTGCAGATCCACGACCTGGGGAAGGTGGGGGAGAGCTACTACATCGGCATGGAGTACCTGTTCGGCCGGGACACGCGCCGGGTGGTGCCCAAGGCCGAGTCGCTCGGCATCTCCTTTCCCATGGTGTACGCGCTGAAGATCGCCTCGTCCGTCTGCGAGGGCCTGTACTACGCGCACCAGAAGGTGGACCTGTACGGCTCGCCGCTCAACATCGTCCACCGGGACGTGACGCCGGAGAACATCTTCGTGTGCTTCGACGGCACGGTGAAGGTGCTCGACTTCGGCATCGCCAAGGCGGCCAATCGCGCCGAGCAGACGACGCGCGCCGGGGAGCTGCGCGGCAAGCTCAGCTACCTGAGCCCCGAGCAGTGCCTGGGCAAGCCGGTGGATCACCGCAGTGATTTGTTCTCCCTGGGCGCGGTGCTCTACGAGTGGTTGACGGGCTTCAAGCTCTTCACGGGCGAGTCGGATGTGGCGGTGATGCGCAGCATCGTGGACGGCAAGGTGTACGCGCCCTCCTACTTCCGCGCGGACATCCCCGAGCCCGTGGAAGCCATCCTCATGAAGGCGCTGGAGCGCGACCGGGACAAGCGCTACCCGACGGCCTGGCACTTCCAGCAGGACCTGGACCGCTTCCTCAACGCGTACGACTTCACCCCGACGAACCTCCACCTCTCCAACTTCCTCAAGCAGGTCTTCCTCGACGAGCTGGAGGAGGAGCAGCAGCGGATGCGGGCCCCGGCCGAGCCCGAGCCCGCCGTGGCTCCGCCCCCTCCCACGTTGGATCTGGAGCTGCCTCCGGACGACGCCGACAGCGCCCCCTCGGGTGGCGAGCGCATCGTCCCGGTGTCCGTCACCGCCGCCCAGCTCGAGACGCTGGAGGCGCTCGCGCGCAAGCACCACGTCCCCGTGGGGCGCATGGTGGGCGAACTCCTCACCGCCTGGCTCAAGTACCGCTGA
- the truA gene encoding tRNA pseudouridine(38-40) synthase TruA: MPRIKLTVEYQGTHYVGWQVQPNGVSIQARLMDAVERLLGERVPVEAAGRTDAGVHATGQVVCLSTERVLPLKAYWMGLNSLLPEDIAVVHAEEVPAEFDPRRWSLGKRYRYRLSNRPSRSPLLRATHWEVFTPLDVEAMRRGAAHLLGRHDFSSFRASDCQAAHALREVRRVEIQGERGGSLSIAVEGTAFLKHMVRNLVGTLVEVGKGRRPADWVADVLAARDRKRAGPTAPAQGLVLEEVFYGDGPPPRTPGGMADGGDEE, translated from the coding sequence ATGCCCCGCATCAAGCTGACGGTCGAGTACCAGGGGACGCACTATGTCGGGTGGCAGGTGCAACCCAACGGCGTCTCCATCCAGGCCCGGTTGATGGACGCCGTGGAGCGGCTGCTCGGCGAGCGCGTGCCCGTGGAGGCGGCGGGCCGCACGGACGCGGGCGTGCACGCCACCGGACAGGTGGTGTGCCTGAGCACCGAGCGCGTCTTGCCACTCAAGGCGTACTGGATGGGGCTCAACAGCCTGCTGCCCGAGGACATCGCCGTGGTGCACGCCGAGGAGGTGCCCGCCGAGTTCGATCCGCGCCGCTGGTCGCTTGGCAAGCGCTACCGCTACCGGCTGAGCAATCGGCCCTCGCGCTCACCCCTGCTCCGCGCGACGCACTGGGAGGTGTTCACCCCTCTGGACGTGGAGGCCATGCGGCGCGGCGCCGCGCACCTGCTGGGGCGGCATGACTTCTCCTCCTTCCGGGCCTCGGATTGTCAGGCCGCCCATGCCCTGCGTGAGGTGCGCCGGGTGGAGATTCAAGGGGAGCGGGGAGGGTCCCTCTCCATCGCCGTGGAGGGCACCGCCTTCCTCAAGCACATGGTGCGCAACCTCGTGGGCACCCTGGTGGAGGTGGGCAAGGGGCGCCGCCCGGCGGATTGGGTGGCCGACGTGCTCGCCGCGAGGGACCGCAAACGCGCCGGCCCCACCGCGCCCGCCCAGGGACTCGTCCTGGAGGA
- a CDS encoding MGMT family protein — MSTTVTITMHERRFFERIYQVVEQVPSGQVSTYGDIAIIVGGGCDARVVGLAMGDLGPRAAQVPWQRIINRSGGISTQEGVGQRELLRAEGVEFDDKGKVLLERFRWAGPSAEWAAKHGFTPLPARGTSKDEEDKSQLRLF, encoded by the coding sequence ATGTCCACGACCGTCACCATCACCATGCATGAGCGCCGCTTCTTCGAGCGCATCTACCAAGTTGTCGAGCAGGTTCCTTCCGGCCAGGTCTCCACCTATGGAGACATCGCGATCATCGTGGGAGGAGGCTGCGACGCGCGCGTCGTGGGGCTCGCGATGGGCGACCTGGGGCCGCGCGCCGCCCAGGTCCCCTGGCAGCGCATCATCAACCGCTCGGGAGGCATCAGCACCCAGGAGGGCGTGGGCCAGCGCGAGCTGCTCCGGGCCGAGGGCGTCGAGTTCGACGACAAGGGCAAGGTGCTCCTGGAGCGCTTCCGCTGGGCGGGCCCCTCCGCGGAGTGGGCCGCGAAGCACGGTTTCACCCCATTGCCCGCTCGTGGCACCTCCAAGGATGAGGAGGACAAGTCACAACTGCGCTTGTTCTGA
- a CDS encoding class I SAM-dependent rRNA methyltransferase — MSLSSASLVECLRQARERRAPLREDPRTTAYRLVNGAPEGVPDVTVDVFESLHVVSLYRDFSSEEEAALLGAMDSAWAPALVYLKRRPREARHLANVARDKLAPEEAVRGASVESVVALENGWRFLIRPAQGLSVGLYLDMRDTRAWLAGQVRGLTVLNLFSYTCGFGVAAHAGGARRVLNVDASRRVLDWGEENARLNGQLVERYDYVAGDVFDWLERLARKGETFDVVVADPPSFATTRTSRFSAAKDYASLAEACARVVVPGGRLVACCNLATLAPRRFEAMVAEGVARAGRRSRGGPSLGPSPVDFPASAEHPAALKVRVLELA, encoded by the coding sequence ATGAGCCTGTCGAGCGCGTCACTGGTGGAGTGCTTGCGCCAGGCCCGGGAGCGCAGGGCCCCGCTGCGGGAGGATCCACGGACCACCGCCTACCGGCTCGTCAATGGCGCGCCAGAGGGGGTGCCCGATGTGACGGTGGACGTCTTCGAGTCCCTGCACGTGGTGAGCCTCTACCGCGACTTCTCCTCCGAGGAGGAGGCGGCGCTGCTGGGGGCGATGGACAGCGCGTGGGCGCCTGCGCTCGTGTACCTCAAGCGCAGGCCCCGGGAGGCACGCCACCTGGCCAACGTGGCCCGGGACAAGCTCGCGCCGGAAGAAGCCGTGCGAGGCGCCTCGGTGGAATCGGTGGTGGCGCTGGAGAACGGGTGGCGTTTCCTCATCCGCCCGGCGCAGGGCCTGTCGGTGGGGCTGTACCTGGACATGCGCGACACGCGGGCGTGGCTGGCGGGGCAGGTGCGAGGCCTCACGGTGCTCAACCTCTTCTCCTATACGTGCGGCTTTGGCGTGGCGGCCCACGCGGGGGGGGCCCGGCGGGTGCTCAACGTGGACGCGAGCCGGCGCGTGCTGGACTGGGGCGAGGAGAACGCGCGCCTCAACGGACAGCTCGTGGAGCGCTACGACTACGTGGCGGGGGATGTCTTCGATTGGCTCGAGCGGCTGGCGCGCAAGGGTGAGACCTTCGACGTGGTGGTGGCGGATCCTCCGTCCTTCGCCACCACGCGCACGAGCCGCTTCTCCGCCGCGAAGGACTATGCCTCCCTGGCCGAGGCCTGCGCGCGGGTGGTGGTTCCGGGGGGGCGGCTGGTGGCCTGCTGCAACCTGGCCACGCTGGCGCCGCGCCGCTTCGAGGCCATGGTGGCCGAGGGCGTCGCCCGGGCGGGCCGCCGGAGTCGGGGCGGGCCGAGCCTGGGGCCGTCGCCCGTGGACTTTCCGGCGTCGGCGGAGCACCCAGCGGCCCTCAAGGTACGGGTGCTCGAGCTGGCGTGA